A DNA window from Magnetococcales bacterium contains the following coding sequences:
- the tatA gene encoding twin-arginine translocase TatA/TatE family subunit translates to MGLGTSHLLIILVIVLVVFGAGKLPSVMRDLGQGVKSFKDAMSGDKDPPEDPNKPEEKIAAASTQTIEGQAKRDAS, encoded by the coding sequence ATGGGATTGGGAACTTCTCACTTATTGATCATCCTGGTGATCGTCCTGGTGGTTTTCGGGGCTGGCAAACTTCCTTCGGTGATGCGTGATCTGGGACAAGGGGTCAAAAGCTTCAAGGATGCCATGAGCGGCGACAAGGATCCCCCGGAAGATCCCAACAAACCCGAAGAAAAAATCGCCGCCGCCTCCACTCAGACCATCGAGGGCCAGGCCAAACGGGACGCCTCCTGA
- a CDS encoding tetratricopeptide repeat protein has protein sequence MSWIWILPALLVTALAGVFYPVFSRRGGAPLPAGLEGDPGQELTAQRDGLLMQIKEIELEGVSDPMTRLTRASLEQELAELLTRLDALAPKQPLPASSRGAITAPPTSRSPLDLAMAIVAMLCISLIVGVMYLLMGTPREIAPASGQALTSREIATMVEQAAQRLKSTPDDIPGWMRLARSYVVMDRPNDAMTAYAHILTRQPDSADAIVALGELELQSPDPTKNQGGIDRLQALLTKHPDHPEALWLLGGAAFRVGDRSKALGYWNQLKTLLPPGSQALQTVEQAIAQAGAP, from the coding sequence ATGAGTTGGATCTGGATCCTTCCCGCCCTGTTGGTCACCGCGTTGGCCGGCGTGTTTTACCCCGTTTTTTCCCGGCGAGGGGGAGCTCCCTTGCCGGCGGGTCTGGAGGGGGATCCGGGACAGGAACTGACCGCCCAACGGGATGGGCTGCTGATGCAAATCAAGGAGATCGAGCTGGAAGGAGTCTCCGACCCCATGACCCGGCTCACCCGCGCCTCCCTGGAACAGGAGCTGGCGGAACTGCTGACCCGCCTGGACGCCCTGGCACCCAAACAACCCCTGCCCGCTTCCAGTCGGGGCGCCATCACCGCCCCCCCGACTTCCAGAAGTCCCCTGGACTTGGCCATGGCGATTGTGGCCATGCTGTGCATCAGTCTGATCGTCGGCGTAATGTATCTGCTGATGGGCACCCCCCGGGAGATCGCCCCGGCCAGCGGGCAGGCGCTCACCTCCCGGGAGATCGCCACCATGGTGGAACAGGCCGCCCAACGGCTCAAATCCACCCCCGACGACATTCCCGGCTGGATGCGTCTGGCCCGCTCCTACGTGGTGATGGACCGTCCGAACGACGCCATGACCGCCTATGCCCATATCCTCACCCGCCAGCCCGACTCGGCAGACGCCATCGTGGCCCTGGGTGAACTGGAACTGCAAAGCCCGGATCCGACCAAAAACCAGGGTGGCATCGACCGGTTGCAAGCCCTGCTGACCAAACATCCCGATCATCCCGAGGCCCTGTGGCTGCTGGGTGGCGCCGCCTTCAGGGTGGGGGACCGGAGCAAGGCTTTGGGCTATTGGAACCAACTCAAAACCCTGCTGCCTCCCGGTTCCCAGGCTCTGCAAACCGTGGAACAGGCCATCGCCCAGGCCGGCGCTCCGTAA
- a CDS encoding TrkA family potassium uptake protein, producing the protein MITKNFLVVGLGTFGRQAALALAEGGAEVLAVDCSEERVNRVRDRVSRAICCDTLDDDAMHSIGAYDVDCAIVAIRRHFDITVLATHALHKHGVPRILAQVDSDNEAEAIRALGSTEAIFPQRDMALRIANRLMHPDLAEHIPLGNHAALIDIPCPTPFAGHTLGGLALRTRHGVSLIGIRPARDHGSSQHPRDPVLLNPPPETRLRAEDRLLLLGSLEELERIQAMSPAPR; encoded by the coding sequence ATGATCACGAAAAATTTTCTGGTGGTGGGACTGGGGACCTTCGGGCGGCAGGCGGCCCTGGCCCTGGCGGAAGGGGGCGCCGAAGTGTTGGCGGTGGACTGCTCCGAAGAGCGGGTCAACCGGGTGCGGGATCGGGTGAGCCGGGCGATCTGCTGCGATACCCTGGACGACGACGCCATGCACTCCATCGGCGCCTATGACGTGGATTGCGCCATCGTGGCCATCCGGCGTCATTTCGACATCACGGTGCTGGCCACCCACGCCCTGCACAAACACGGGGTGCCGCGGATTCTGGCCCAGGTGGATTCGGACAACGAAGCCGAAGCGATCCGGGCCTTGGGCTCCACGGAGGCGATCTTTCCCCAGCGGGACATGGCCTTGCGCATCGCCAACCGGCTGATGCACCCGGATTTGGCGGAACACATCCCCCTGGGCAACCACGCGGCCCTGATCGACATCCCCTGCCCGACGCCATTCGCCGGTCACACCCTGGGAGGTCTGGCGCTGCGCACCCGTCACGGAGTCAGCCTGATCGGCATTCGCCCGGCCCGGGATCACGGCTCCAGCCAACACCCCCGGGATCCGGTGCTGCTCAATCCGCCACCGGAAACCCGTCTGCGGGCCGAAGACCGTCTCTTGCTGCTGGGCAGCCTGGAGGAGTTGGAACGGATCCAGGCCATGTCCCCGGCGCCACGATGA
- a CDS encoding potassium transporter TrkH: protein MDRATPTPPANAYTTARLLLWSFLGTILLGAVLLHLPLSRHSEPVLVSWIDALFTATSAVCVTGLSVVDTGTTFSATGQGVILLLIQVGGLGILTFSTFFITRLRSRRSGVEISQRLLVETAHGQLAQIPPHRLLGIILVFTLVAELVGTLMLWQRFAQDFPGAEALWMAVFHAVSAFCNAGFGLLEDNLMRYRGDWGVNGAIMGLIVLGGLGFVVVADLLGHLKTRLAGTPRRLSLHSRLVLRTSLLLILLGCGTILLAEWGNPRAMGTTAEAKLLESLFLSVTSRTAGFNTVAMDQLTNTTLLLVIVLMFIGGSPGSTAGGIKTTTLAVCHALLRSRARNRPKVECLQRSLSDETVSRAVWIVTGYLLVTACGFFLLQLSEGGGRSFQETTGNPFLAYLFETVSALGTVGLSTGLTPSLSAAGKGVLIALMFIGRLGPLLVATVLLGETRQVRYSYPEEPVNLG from the coding sequence ATGGATCGCGCCACTCCCACCCCGCCGGCCAACGCCTACACCACGGCCCGGCTTTTGTTGTGGTCGTTTCTGGGGACCATCCTTCTGGGAGCGGTGCTGCTCCATCTGCCCTTAAGCCGCCACAGTGAACCGGTGCTGGTTTCGTGGATCGACGCCCTGTTTACCGCCACCTCGGCGGTCTGCGTCACCGGATTGAGCGTGGTGGACACGGGCACCACCTTTTCCGCAACCGGACAAGGGGTGATTCTGTTGTTGATTCAGGTGGGCGGATTGGGCATTCTGACCTTTTCCACCTTTTTCATCACCCGGCTGCGCAGCAGACGCAGCGGGGTGGAAATCTCCCAACGCCTGCTGGTGGAAACTGCCCATGGCCAATTGGCCCAGATTCCGCCCCATCGTCTGCTGGGGATCATCCTGGTTTTCACCCTGGTGGCGGAACTGGTGGGCACTTTGATGTTATGGCAACGCTTCGCCCAGGACTTTCCCGGGGCCGAGGCGTTGTGGATGGCGGTGTTCCACGCGGTTTCCGCCTTCTGCAACGCCGGATTCGGTCTGCTGGAAGACAACCTGATGCGCTATCGGGGCGACTGGGGGGTCAATGGGGCGATCATGGGCCTGATCGTGCTGGGGGGATTGGGTTTCGTGGTGGTGGCGGATCTGCTGGGTCATCTCAAGACCCGGCTGGCGGGCACACCGCGCCGTCTTTCCCTCCACTCCCGACTGGTGTTGCGCACCTCGCTGTTATTGATCCTGCTGGGGTGTGGAACCATCCTGCTGGCGGAATGGGGCAACCCCCGGGCCATGGGAACCACGGCGGAAGCCAAACTCCTGGAAAGCCTGTTTCTTTCGGTCACCAGCCGCACCGCCGGGTTCAACACCGTGGCCATGGATCAACTCACCAACACCACCTTGTTGCTGGTGATCGTGTTGATGTTCATCGGCGGCTCCCCCGGATCCACCGCCGGCGGCATCAAAACCACCACCCTGGCGGTCTGTCACGCCCTGCTGCGCTCCCGCGCCCGCAACCGGCCCAAAGTCGAATGCCTGCAACGCAGCCTCTCCGACGAGACGGTATCGAGGGCGGTGTGGATCGTCACCGGTTATCTACTGGTGACGGCTTGCGGTTTTTTTCTGTTGCAACTGAGCGAAGGGGGCGGACGCTCCTTTCAAGAGACCACGGGCAATCCTTTTTTGGCCTATCTGTTTGAAACGGTTTCGGCCCTGGGAACCGTGGGGCTTTCCACCGGGTTGACCCCGTCGTTGAGCGCAGCCGGCAAAGGGGTGTTGATCGCACTGATGTTCATCGGTCGCCTGGGACCGCTGCTGGTGGCCACGGTCCTGCTCGGAGAGACCCGACAGGTGCGCTACTCCTATCCGGAAGAACCGGTCAACCTCGGTTGA
- a CDS encoding nucleotidyltransferase domain-containing protein: MGGLWYGFGSRVTGGADDESDLDLAILTPPASIR; this comes from the coding sequence GTGGGCGGTCTGTGGTATGGTTTCGGCAGCCGGGTGACCGGCGGGGCGGACGATGAAAGCGATCTGGATCTGGCGATTCTGACCCCACCCGCATCGATCCGCTGA
- a CDS encoding Rieske 2Fe-2S domain-containing protein, producing MSKALTYLAKTRPEAATHLLGFYKHSVQALDDKTRHLIQIVTKVTVGTERGLRQYAPKALKAGASREEILDAVLMAFPAAGLNKVLDAIDIMREMDLLPEPPDAAPTVNADKRLGALEEFPLQRMHGLQRPEANLIVYRTTADSATVYSARCPHSKANLCRGTDHGTTVECRVHNWTFDLATGHCVEPQGGAGLEVIPSVVRDGQLFLA from the coding sequence ATGTCCAAAGCCCTCACCTATCTGGCCAAGACCCGACCCGAGGCGGCCACCCATCTGCTTGGTTTCTACAAACACAGCGTCCAGGCCTTAGACGACAAGACCCGTCATCTGATCCAGATCGTCACCAAGGTGACGGTCGGAACCGAGCGCGGTTTGCGCCAATACGCCCCCAAAGCCCTCAAGGCCGGCGCCAGCCGCGAAGAGATCCTGGACGCCGTGCTGATGGCCTTTCCCGCGGCCGGACTCAATAAAGTCCTCGACGCCATCGACATCATGCGGGAGATGGATCTGCTGCCCGAACCCCCGGACGCGGCCCCGACCGTCAACGCCGATAAGCGGCTCGGCGCCCTGGAAGAGTTCCCCCTGCAACGCATGCATGGTCTGCAACGCCCGGAAGCCAATCTGATCGTGTACCGAACCACGGCGGACAGCGCCACGGTTTACAGCGCCCGTTGTCCCCACTCCAAGGCCAACTTGTGCCGGGGCACGGATCACGGCACCACGGTGGAATGCCGGGTCCACAACTGGACCTTTGATCTGGCCACGGGCCATTGCGTGGAGCCCCAGGGCGGCGCGGGCCTGGAGGTGATCCCCTCGGTGGTGCGAGACGGTCAACTCTTTCTAGCCTGA